Proteins from a genomic interval of Paenibacillus sp. RC334:
- a CDS encoding ABC transporter ATP-binding protein, which yields MALLTLDRVSVAYDNQLILQDFDLQLERGQLLSLLGPSGCGKTTTLRLIAGFLEAKQGTFLFGDKDYTRVPVNKRNFGFVFQSYALFPHLSVFDNVAFGLRLRKVKEDDIKRRVMAMLDTVSLGGFEKRFPGELSGGQRQRVAIARALVIEPDLLLFDEPLSNLDANLRVNMRVEIRRIQQELGITTVYVSHDQEECFSISDRVAIMNKGNIEQLDAPSTIFKYPTTEFVARFIGFNNFLSFDERVEEGERILLSTSDLSFSVARNQGTVQPGARQGAIRPDDLVIRTAGNETGENELPGIIKVSTYLGRSYQYVVETAKGSFTANQEMDTPYLSGQRVTLHFPADKMVLVQ from the coding sequence ATGGCACTGCTTACTCTGGATCGTGTATCGGTCGCTTATGATAACCAACTGATCTTGCAGGATTTCGATTTGCAGCTCGAACGGGGGCAATTGCTCTCGTTGCTCGGACCGAGTGGATGTGGCAAAACGACCACACTTCGTCTGATTGCAGGATTTCTCGAAGCTAAACAAGGGACGTTTTTGTTTGGCGATAAAGATTACACCCGGGTTCCGGTGAACAAACGGAATTTCGGTTTTGTATTCCAAAGCTATGCGCTTTTCCCGCATTTGTCCGTTTTTGATAATGTTGCCTTTGGACTGCGGCTGCGCAAGGTGAAGGAAGATGATATAAAACGCCGTGTTATGGCTATGCTGGATACAGTCAGTCTGGGGGGCTTTGAAAAGCGGTTCCCTGGCGAACTGTCCGGTGGACAGCGTCAGCGTGTTGCGATTGCACGGGCGCTTGTGATTGAACCCGACCTGCTGCTGTTCGATGAACCGCTGAGTAATCTGGATGCGAACCTGCGTGTGAATATGCGTGTAGAAATTCGCCGTATTCAACAGGAATTGGGGATTACCACTGTATACGTATCGCATGATCAGGAGGAATGTTTTTCGATATCTGACCGGGTTGCGATTATGAACAAGGGGAATATCGAGCAGTTGGATGCGCCATCGACGATTTTTAAATATCCAACCACCGAATTTGTCGCCCGTTTTATCGGATTCAATAATTTCTTGTCCTTTGACGAACGCGTTGAGGAGGGGGAACGAATTCTCCTGAGTACAAGCGATCTTTCGTTTAGTGTGGCCCGTAATCAGGGTACAGTCCAGCCGGGTGCCCGTCAGGGGGCTATTCGTCCGGATGATTTGGTTATCCGCACAGCAGGCAATGAGACGGGAGAAAATGAGTTGCCCGGCATTATCAAGGTGAGCACTTACCTGGGGCGCAGCTATCAGTATGTGGTAGAAACGGCGAAAGGAAGCTTCACCGCCAATCAGGAGATGGACACGCCGTACCTGAGCGGTCAACGGGTTACCCTGCATTTTCCGGCAGATAAAATGGTGCTGGTCCAATAA
- a CDS encoding ABC transporter permease, which yields MREKHYGLGFFSLLVFVFLLGPLLIISVTSFEPGTVLKFPPQGFSLRWYQNIFEVDLFMSTFKTSIVVSLLGNILALLIGMPAAYALSRFSFHGKDALNALFLSPLLIPGIVLGFTLLRYLIIVYHLPVYAGLLIGHTVIMLPFIIRVIASSLSNFDFAIEEAALSLGAGRLETFFKVVLPNIRSGIIAAILIAFLESFNNVDISVFMTGPGFSTLPIQMLTYVENYFDPTIAAISVMLMILTGILMFLIERLMGLSYFTKR from the coding sequence ATGCGGGAGAAACATTACGGACTAGGCTTCTTTAGCCTGCTGGTCTTCGTCTTTCTGCTCGGTCCGCTGTTGATCATATCGGTCACTTCTTTCGAGCCGGGCACGGTATTAAAATTTCCTCCTCAGGGCTTTTCCTTGCGCTGGTATCAAAATATTTTTGAAGTGGATCTGTTTATGTCCACGTTCAAAACGTCGATTGTCGTCTCTCTGCTGGGTAACATTTTGGCGCTGCTGATCGGCATGCCTGCCGCTTATGCGCTTAGTCGTTTTTCGTTTCACGGGAAGGATGCGCTGAATGCTTTGTTCCTCTCCCCGCTGCTCATACCGGGTATTGTGCTGGGCTTTACACTGCTGCGTTATCTGATCATTGTTTATCATTTGCCGGTATACGCAGGACTGTTGATCGGACATACGGTAATTATGCTGCCGTTCATTATACGGGTCATTGCGTCCAGCTTGTCCAACTTTGATTTTGCGATTGAGGAAGCAGCACTCAGCTTGGGAGCCGGACGGCTGGAAACCTTTTTCAAGGTGGTTCTGCCCAACATCCGTTCGGGTATTATTGCGGCTATCCTGATTGCCTTTCTGGAATCATTCAACAATGTCGACATTTCCGTCTTCATGACAGGACCGGGATTCAGCACCCTGCCTATTCAAATGCTGACCTACGTCGAAAATTATTTTGACCCGACGATTGCAGCGATTTCGGTAATGCTGATGATTTTGACCGGTATTCTGATGTTCTTGATTGAACGACTGATGGGATTGTCTTACTTCACTAAAAGGTAA
- a CDS encoding ABC transporter permease, with amino-acid sequence MKKTYLYWLLLPGLLFLAVFMVIPIVLTIGSTFVQNSSFTLEGYLHFFKDPYFLKILLTTLEVSIVTTLVCVLLGFPTAYYISQKAPRRKGILLALAIFPLLTSPVVRSFSWMVILGRKGLLNNVLIGLGLVDEPLNILYTPAAMIIGLVHLFLPLMIISLIGVLENIDGDLVHAAQSLGASKFSAFRKIVFPLSVPGLIIGSILVFVGSLTAYTTPALLGGKQRVIATFLYQNAMTLNDWFLASVIATIMIVITFIVVGLLNKAAHKLNPKG; translated from the coding sequence ATGAAGAAAACATACTTGTATTGGCTGCTGCTGCCAGGTTTGCTCTTTCTGGCGGTGTTCATGGTCATTCCGATTGTGTTAACGATCGGCTCGACCTTCGTACAGAACAGCTCATTCACCCTAGAAGGCTATCTCCATTTCTTCAAGGACCCTTATTTTCTGAAAATATTGCTGACTACGCTGGAAGTCAGTATCGTTACGACGCTCGTATGCGTGCTACTCGGCTTCCCGACGGCTTATTATATTTCGCAAAAGGCCCCGCGCCGCAAAGGGATTTTGCTGGCGCTGGCTATCTTCCCCTTGCTGACCAGTCCGGTGGTGCGGTCATTTAGCTGGATGGTCATTTTGGGTCGCAAAGGGCTGCTGAATAACGTGCTCATCGGTTTAGGACTCGTTGATGAGCCGCTCAATATTTTGTATACCCCGGCGGCGATGATTATTGGTCTGGTGCATTTGTTTTTACCGCTGATGATTATTTCACTGATTGGTGTACTCGAAAATATCGACGGTGATCTCGTCCATGCAGCTCAGAGTCTCGGTGCCTCCAAATTCAGCGCATTCCGTAAAATTGTATTTCCTCTGTCTGTGCCGGGCCTGATTATCGGAAGCATTCTCGTTTTCGTGGGCAGCCTGACGGCTTATACGACACCAGCACTACTTGGAGGAAAACAGCGCGTCATTGCTACATTTTTGTATCAGAACGCGATGACGCTGAATGACTGGTTTCTCGCCTCCGTTATTGCAACGATTATGATTGTCATTACATTTATCGTGGTCGGTCTCTTAAATAAGGCGGCCCATAAACTCAATCCGAAGGGGTAG
- a CDS encoding nucleoside hydrolase: MKKVILDVDTGIDDALGILLATKSGQLDVTAITTVCGNVSLKQATLNTCKILDLLDRPDIPVYRGADAPLIRKGLHEHRIHGEDGIGGALSGVVPAISASEGFAPDIIIDTVMAHPGELTLVCTGPLTNLALALLKCPELTQYVNEVIFMGGVIHGCGNITPVAEYNMYADPEAARIVFHAGFGRLVQVGLDVTRKALLTTDHIARLTDPAIRSYVAESTAIYTKRYEERNGVKACALHDPLAVGVALNSRLVETSLMYVDVETSSRICDGQTVGDVQNRLNHSPNMNVCEQVENEAFLELFIQVLNKE; the protein is encoded by the coding sequence ATGAAAAAAGTCATATTAGATGTAGATACTGGTATTGATGATGCGTTGGGTATTTTATTAGCCACCAAAAGCGGCCAGCTGGATGTTACAGCGATTACTACCGTATGCGGTAATGTATCGCTTAAACAGGCAACATTGAACACATGCAAAATCCTCGACCTTTTGGATAGACCGGATATTCCGGTTTATCGGGGGGCCGATGCTCCATTAATCCGTAAAGGATTGCATGAGCACCGTATTCATGGGGAAGACGGTATTGGGGGCGCATTGAGTGGAGTTGTCCCTGCCATTTCGGCGTCTGAAGGTTTTGCGCCGGACATCATCATTGATACAGTCATGGCTCACCCTGGAGAACTGACCCTGGTTTGCACCGGGCCGCTCACGAATCTGGCGTTGGCGCTTCTGAAATGCCCGGAGTTGACGCAATACGTCAATGAGGTCATTTTTATGGGTGGTGTTATTCACGGGTGCGGCAATATTACGCCTGTAGCAGAATATAACATGTATGCTGACCCGGAAGCGGCGCGGATCGTATTTCATGCCGGATTTGGGCGGTTGGTACAGGTGGGACTGGATGTAACACGGAAGGCACTGCTGACGACGGACCATATTGCCCGTCTCACCGATCCGGCGATTCGCAGCTATGTGGCTGAAAGCACAGCCATTTATACCAAGCGTTATGAGGAACGTAACGGAGTAAAAGCGTGTGCGCTTCATGATCCGCTTGCTGTAGGCGTTGCGCTGAATTCGAGGCTGGTGGAAACTTCGCTAATGTATGTCGATGTGGAAACCTCCAGCCGTATATGTGACGGACAAACGGTGGGCGATGTACAGAATCGTCTCAATCATAGCCCGAACATGAACGTGTGCGAACAGGTGGAAAACGAGGCATTTCTGGAACTGTTTATTCAGGTGCTGAACAAGGAATAA
- a CDS encoding extracellular solute-binding protein: protein MKKWFKGFMALTLASVVLAGCGSNATGGQEDGKSSSADGKKKLIISTWGFSEDFFNKEVYEPFEKEHNVDIVVEIGNNAERLNKISQGSTDVDLIYLSDYYAQQGIQQGLFEKLDRSKVPNLNQIYDIAKAPLGEEYGPAYTVGRLGIAYNPELVKKNVTSWADLWGSEFKGNVTLPNITATAGPMVVDAASKVAGSKDFNEDQAFGKLKELSPNIVKFYSKTSEFVNMFSQQEIAGGPIMEMYFKDLKAAVPGAKFVAPSEGAYAVMNTINVVKGSDQKELAEEFINWQLSKEVQEKSAKAKVDSPVNTQVVLSGADTEGITYGADVVNKLTKLDMKFVNDHIKAWTDRWNREVAQ, encoded by the coding sequence ATGAAAAAATGGTTTAAAGGGTTCATGGCTTTGACCTTGGCATCTGTTGTGCTTGCAGGTTGCGGCAGCAATGCTACCGGAGGTCAGGAAGATGGGAAAAGCAGCTCGGCTGATGGCAAGAAGAAGCTAATCATTTCCACATGGGGCTTCTCCGAGGACTTTTTTAACAAAGAAGTGTATGAGCCTTTTGAGAAGGAACACAACGTTGATATTGTAGTAGAGATTGGGAATAACGCAGAACGGTTGAACAAAATTAGTCAAGGAAGCACAGACGTCGATCTGATTTATCTGTCTGATTATTATGCCCAACAGGGAATTCAACAGGGTTTGTTTGAAAAGCTGGATCGCAGCAAGGTGCCGAACCTGAATCAAATTTATGATATTGCCAAAGCACCGCTGGGTGAGGAGTATGGCCCTGCTTATACGGTTGGCCGCCTTGGTATTGCTTACAACCCGGAGCTGGTTAAAAAGAATGTGACCTCTTGGGCTGATCTGTGGGGCAGTGAGTTCAAAGGAAACGTGACCCTGCCGAACATTACGGCTACGGCTGGACCGATGGTTGTAGACGCGGCCTCCAAGGTAGCGGGTAGTAAAGATTTTAATGAAGACCAGGCATTCGGGAAACTGAAAGAGCTGAGTCCGAATATTGTTAAGTTTTATAGCAAGACGTCCGAATTCGTCAACATGTTCAGTCAGCAGGAAATCGCGGGCGGACCGATTATGGAGATGTACTTCAAAGATTTGAAAGCAGCAGTGCCTGGAGCCAAATTTGTAGCGCCGAGTGAAGGGGCTTATGCAGTAATGAACACGATCAACGTGGTGAAAGGCTCCGACCAAAAAGAATTGGCTGAGGAATTTATCAACTGGCAGCTAAGCAAGGAAGTTCAAGAAAAGTCCGCCAAGGCGAAGGTTGATTCTCCGGTGAATACGCAGGTGGTGCTGTCCGGTGCGGATACAGAAGGAATTACGTATGGTGCAGATGTGGTCAACAAGCTGACCAAGCTGGATATGAAATTCGTCAATGACCATATCAAGGCATGGACGGATCGCTGGAACCGGGAAGTTGCTCAATAA